AAGCTGGTGCGCCGCCATCCCCACGTCTTCGCCGACGTGCAGGCCGAGGACGCGGAGGCGGTGATCGCGAACTGGCGACGGATCAAGGCCGCAGAGCGGGCCGCGAAGGGCGAGGTGGGCGTCCTCGCCGGCGTCGCCCGCGCGCTGCCGGCGCTGGCACGTGCGCAGCAGGTCGGGGACAAGCTCGCCCAGGTCGGATTCGACTGGCCGGATGCGGCCGCCGTGCTCGCGAAGGTCGACGAGGAGCGCACCGAGCTGGGCGCCGCCCTCGCCGCCGGCGACGCCGCCCAGGCAGGGCGCGAGCTCGGCGACCTGCTCCTGACGCTCGCATCCCTCGCCCGTCACCTCGGCGTCCAGGCGGAGATGGCCCTGCGCGATGCGACCGCTCGGCTGATGGCCCGCGTGGGCCACGTCGAGCAGGCGGCGAACGGGTCGCTGGCGGATCTCGACGCTGCCCAGCGCGATCGGCTCTGGAGCGCCGCGAAGGCCGCGGAATGAGACCGAGCCCGGGGCACAACGTGGTTTGACCCGCTGGGAGGCGCGTGGTACCTGCGCCAGCCGTGGCGAATCACAAGTCGGCGCTGAAGCGCCACCGTCAGTCGGTCACCCGTCAGGCCCGCAATCAGGCGATCCGTACCCGCCTCCGTCACCTCGTGCGCGCCGTCCGCGCCGCGGTCGCACAGAGCGACGCGAACGCGGCCTCCGAGTCGCTCGCGCAGGCCAGCCGGGCGCTCGACAAGGCGGTGACCAAGGGCGTCGTGCACCGCAACAGCGCGTCGCGCCGCATCGCGCGCCTGTCGCACGCCGTCTACGCGCTCAAGACGTCCGCGCAGTAGCCGCGCCCGGGTCGCCCTTCCCGGCCAGCGCGAAGAGCGCGGCCTCGAAGACCGCCGGCGCCGGGCGCGAGGTCTTCAGCTCCAGATCGAGCCGCCGCAGGGCGTGCAGTGCCCGGTCGAGGTGCGCTGCCGAGCCGC
The genomic region above belongs to bacterium and contains:
- the mazG gene encoding nucleoside triphosphate pyrophosphohydrolase is translated as MADPAAVAALARLVDIMHRLRAPGGCPWDREQTPETLRPYLVEETYEVLDALDAGDPGAVRDELGDLLLQVVFHAEIAAEHGEFTIADVAAAIADKLVRRHPHVFADVQAEDAEAVIANWRRIKAAERAAKGEVGVLAGVARALPALARAQQVGDKLAQVGFDWPDAAAVLAKVDEERTELGAALAAGDAAQAGRELGDLLLTLASLARHLGVQAEMALRDATARLMARVGHVEQAANGSLADLDAAQRDRLWSAAKAAE
- the rpsT gene encoding 30S ribosomal protein S20, which codes for MANHKSALKRHRQSVTRQARNQAIRTRLRHLVRAVRAAVAQSDANAASESLAQASRALDKAVTKGVVHRNSASRRIARLSHAVYALKTSAQ